The following proteins are co-located in the Spinactinospora alkalitolerans genome:
- a CDS encoding sensor histidine kinase codes for MRVARAVVDDLKDGLSGSGARTAARRMRVLLGVRGLALADLSGSLLWSGRPGPDEATGTLVEKVLHTELPGGRPPLLAVPLHVNDELAGALVISGEVRRATVREAAAWIVDALERARLEASADRAAQAELRALRAEISPHFVYNALTVIASLVRSEPDRARELMVDFADYTRYSLARRGDYTTVSDEFHAIETYLALQRAVLGDRLRVQIRVAPEVLGVAVPYLVLQPLVENAIRHGIEPHSGSGLVQVSGEAEGGDCVISVEDDGMGMDPAEAKAVLAGKGSADSVGLANVDRRLRHVYGPWYGLVVETAVRAGTRVVVRVPRFQPGVMP; via the coding sequence CTGCGCGTGGCGCGCGCCGTCGTGGACGACCTCAAGGACGGGCTCTCCGGGAGCGGCGCCCGCACCGCGGCGCGCCGGATGCGGGTCCTGCTGGGCGTGCGGGGGCTGGCGTTGGCGGACCTGTCCGGTTCCCTGCTGTGGTCGGGCCGGCCGGGGCCCGACGAGGCCACCGGGACGCTGGTCGAGAAGGTGCTGCACACCGAGCTCCCCGGCGGCAGGCCGCCGCTGCTGGCCGTCCCGCTGCACGTCAACGACGAACTGGCCGGCGCGCTGGTGATCTCCGGCGAGGTGCGCAGGGCGACGGTGCGGGAGGCCGCGGCCTGGATCGTCGACGCGCTGGAGCGCGCCCGCCTCGAGGCCTCGGCCGATCGGGCGGCGCAGGCCGAACTGCGGGCGCTGCGGGCGGAGATCTCGCCGCACTTCGTCTACAACGCGCTCACCGTGATCGCGTCCCTGGTGCGTTCGGAGCCCGACCGGGCGCGGGAGCTGATGGTCGACTTCGCCGACTACACCCGCTACAGCCTCGCGCGGCGCGGCGACTACACGACGGTCTCCGATGAGTTCCACGCGATCGAGACCTACCTCGCCCTGCAGCGGGCCGTCCTGGGCGACCGGCTCCGGGTCCAGATCAGGGTCGCCCCCGAGGTGCTCGGCGTGGCGGTGCCCTACCTGGTCCTGCAGCCGCTGGTGGAGAACGCCATCCGGCACGGCATCGAGCCGCACTCGGGCTCGGGCCTCGTGCAGGTCTCCGGCGAGGCCGAGGGCGGCGACTGCGTGATCAGCGTGGAGGACGACGGAATGGGCATGGACCCCGCCGAGGCCAAGGCCGTCCTCGCGGGCAAGGGCAGCGCCGACAGCGTCGGCCTGGCCAACGTCGACCGCAGGCTGCGCCACGTCTACGGCCCCTGGTACGGCCTCGTCGTGGAGACCGCCGTGCGGGCCGGGACCCGGGTCGTCGTGCGAGTTCCGAGATTCCAGCCGGGAGTGATGCCGTGA